In the Arthrobacter zhaoxinii genome, one interval contains:
- a CDS encoding fumarylacetoacetate hydrolase family protein: protein MGNDATKDTLQQAGKVIAVHINYPSRAAERGRIPEQPSYFLKPSSSLALTGGSVERPAGCELLGFEGEIALIIGKTARRVTIEDAWSYVEGVTASNDLGVYDLRWADKGSNLRSKGGDGFTPVGPHILNAADVDPAALRVRTWVNGDLAQDDTTADLLFPFAQLVADLSQLLTLEPGDLILTGTPAGASVAVPGDRLEVEVDVPGTDKTTGRLATTVTDGITPLARFGAQPKIDDKQREEAWGSAEKAGLAPQQEAQQALSPELRAKLESVATATLSSQMRARGLNNVSIDGLTGTRPGRKVVGTARTLRFVPNREDLFKSHGGGYNAQKRAIDSVGEGEILVMEARGEKGTGTLGDILALRAKHNGAAAIITDGGVRDYSTVAGIDLPVYCANPHPAVLGRKHVPWDTDITIACGGATVQPGDIIVADDDGILVIPPALAEELVEACIKQEHQEEFIAEMVKAGHGVDGLYPMNAAWKEKYEAWAAEQA from the coding sequence ATGGGCAACGACGCCACCAAGGACACGCTGCAGCAGGCCGGCAAGGTCATCGCCGTCCACATCAACTACCCCTCACGGGCAGCAGAACGCGGACGCATCCCGGAACAGCCCTCCTACTTCCTCAAGCCCAGCTCCTCGCTGGCCTTGACCGGCGGCAGCGTGGAGCGCCCGGCAGGCTGCGAGCTGCTCGGCTTCGAAGGCGAAATCGCCCTCATCATCGGCAAGACCGCCCGCCGCGTCACCATCGAGGACGCCTGGAGCTACGTCGAAGGAGTGACCGCCAGCAATGACCTGGGCGTCTACGACCTGCGCTGGGCAGACAAAGGCTCCAACCTCCGCTCCAAGGGCGGCGACGGCTTCACCCCCGTCGGCCCGCACATCCTCAACGCGGCCGACGTCGACCCCGCCGCCCTGCGCGTCCGCACCTGGGTCAACGGCGACCTCGCGCAGGACGACACCACCGCAGACCTGCTCTTCCCCTTCGCCCAGCTGGTCGCGGACCTCTCGCAGCTGCTTACCCTGGAACCGGGCGACCTGATCCTCACCGGCACCCCCGCCGGCGCCTCCGTGGCCGTCCCCGGCGACCGCCTCGAAGTCGAAGTCGACGTCCCCGGCACAGACAAAACCACCGGCCGCCTCGCCACCACCGTCACCGATGGCATCACCCCGCTGGCTCGCTTCGGCGCGCAGCCGAAGATCGACGACAAGCAGCGCGAAGAAGCCTGGGGCTCCGCGGAAAAGGCCGGCCTAGCCCCGCAGCAGGAAGCGCAGCAAGCCCTTAGCCCGGAACTTCGGGCCAAACTCGAATCCGTCGCCACCGCCACCCTGTCCTCGCAGATGCGCGCCCGCGGCCTGAATAACGTCTCCATCGACGGCCTCACCGGCACCCGCCCCGGCCGCAAGGTGGTCGGCACCGCCCGCACCCTGCGTTTCGTGCCCAACCGTGAGGACCTCTTCAAGTCCCACGGCGGCGGCTACAACGCACAGAAGCGCGCCATCGACTCCGTGGGCGAGGGCGAAATCCTGGTCATGGAAGCCCGCGGCGAAAAGGGCACCGGCACCCTGGGCGACATCCTCGCCCTGCGCGCCAAGCACAACGGCGCCGCCGCCATCATCACCGACGGCGGCGTGCGCGACTACTCCACCGTCGCCGGCATCGACCTGCCCGTCTACTGCGCCAACCCGCACCCCGCCGTCCTCGGCCGCAAGCATGTCCCCTGGGACACCGACATCACCATCGCCTGCGGCGGCGCCACCGTGCAGCCCGGCGACATCATCGTGGCCGACGACGACGGCATCCTGGTCATCCCGCCGGCCCTCGCCGAAGAGCTGGTGGAGGCGTGCATCAAGCAGGAACACCAGGAAGAGTTCATCGCTGAAATGGTGAAGGCGGGCCACGGTGTGGACGGGCTCTACCCGATGAACGCCGCCTGGAAGGAAAAGTACGAGGCCTGGGCAGCGGAACAGGCATGA
- a CDS encoding ATP-binding protein, with translation MYLYGRGEGLQRLQSNGNGFIAVTGDSGIGKSALLGELVRTDRHGWITAPVANLRSAPGQLHNSLISQLTAVLDLYLADRTAVTTALQFISEAAKRLGSVGGKEISRVVGVEILNLLKSRLGPEFGESIGNMVGNILQAGDESLQQRLASSSELGTVEIVLKFAEEIIDLTGSGIRLVLDRAERLSPGDKAILLDMAEMLPGRVQVLIGLSTATVENRAFMTRLAETGAAIFEIYPLGLESTRQWMTDTEVSALSAEDLLRITSGYPLFLAEAINALRAGHEIHSVEPAIAFQELTKTSWNQLAIPAKIAARKLAVFGESPPDDFIASILGCDQNTWSAVRDDLLHYRIFITDNEGVAWFHDRRRDVLLHSIMNTQDRDDAVLAALESLDTELESLKHIPHWTAACLSELSATGPIQGKYAHIANVGASSRDGMAVLFALLELMEPQETNRSEFIETNLLLEYASNVVGVTGDSVDGLQELENLGFASTYSKQTISITTHLIADNLTYATILGRMTREFGRWIIPSIASSLFNGYLRPLVSPFQAAGFGMGTSSLTKMARDARQASEQPRGYTSGRSGAVLAVTARLGGRPFFAGIGFQNIQDRDAAAERLAASQVQIREERLIISSMHRLPVPRLRSRRVRDIFNLLGLLDSERATPLVGPHFHLASAQHRVDALEAVRTFLTDTEAAACDLLEPRSILVDQRHAPSSIMEIYVSGIEARAELVDISEEEVSPCDDPLFGYKLSRQGQLLQGERVRGWSHKGYLEDSMPKHEPFAEVAEEVTSSIMEFNKFQEVERIPLDAPSLESSINLYRHQCIEVAQTVLTTGLGDPQALSDATGISLYVSIYPSDIDLIEGYGATCIRFPSAEPSVTVNRTEHAPTREESRDWLTGAANGLSSVVAVTWSQHPFAEDLIAELLGYDVSDIRLVDPHP, from the coding sequence ATGTACCTATACGGCCGAGGCGAGGGTCTCCAGCGCTTACAGAGCAACGGTAATGGCTTCATTGCTGTAACTGGTGACTCGGGCATCGGCAAGTCCGCCTTACTTGGCGAACTGGTTCGCACCGATCGCCACGGCTGGATCACCGCCCCCGTTGCCAACCTTCGCTCGGCTCCAGGGCAACTTCACAATTCCCTAATTAGTCAATTGACCGCCGTTCTCGACCTTTACTTGGCCGACCGCACCGCTGTGACCACTGCCCTTCAGTTCATATCCGAGGCCGCTAAGCGTCTCGGCTCAGTAGGAGGCAAAGAAATCTCCCGCGTAGTCGGAGTCGAGATCCTCAACTTACTCAAGTCGCGGCTGGGCCCAGAGTTCGGCGAATCTATCGGGAACATGGTCGGGAACATACTCCAGGCTGGAGACGAATCTTTACAGCAACGCCTCGCGAGCTCATCCGAACTGGGAACTGTGGAAATTGTGCTCAAGTTTGCGGAGGAGATCATTGATCTCACAGGCTCCGGTATACGCCTTGTTCTCGACCGGGCAGAGCGGCTCTCGCCGGGCGATAAAGCGATCCTTCTTGACATGGCCGAGATGCTTCCGGGGCGCGTACAGGTCCTCATCGGTCTAAGTACCGCGACGGTTGAAAACCGTGCATTTATGACCCGCCTAGCTGAAACCGGCGCCGCCATATTTGAGATCTACCCGCTCGGGCTGGAATCCACACGCCAATGGATGACGGATACCGAAGTTAGCGCACTTTCAGCAGAAGACCTCTTGCGTATAACGAGTGGCTATCCCCTATTTCTCGCTGAGGCAATAAACGCGCTACGAGCGGGCCACGAAATCCATAGTGTCGAACCAGCAATCGCCTTTCAAGAACTTACAAAGACGTCGTGGAATCAACTGGCTATTCCCGCAAAGATCGCTGCACGAAAGCTGGCGGTTTTCGGCGAAAGTCCACCAGATGACTTTATCGCATCCATCCTTGGCTGCGACCAAAATACCTGGTCGGCAGTCCGAGATGACCTGCTCCATTACAGGATTTTCATTACCGACAACGAGGGCGTGGCCTGGTTTCACGACCGGCGGCGAGACGTGTTACTTCACTCCATTATGAATACCCAAGACCGGGATGACGCAGTGCTAGCAGCCCTGGAATCCCTCGATACGGAACTCGAATCCCTAAAGCATATTCCTCACTGGACTGCAGCTTGCCTCTCCGAACTATCCGCGACCGGTCCTATTCAGGGAAAATACGCGCACATAGCTAATGTGGGCGCCTCCTCCCGCGATGGCATGGCTGTCCTGTTTGCTTTGCTTGAGCTTATGGAACCCCAAGAAACAAACCGGTCGGAGTTCATCGAAACTAATTTGCTACTTGAGTACGCTTCCAATGTAGTCGGCGTAACTGGAGATAGCGTTGACGGATTGCAAGAACTTGAGAACCTCGGTTTTGCCTCCACTTACAGCAAACAGACGATTTCCATCACGACGCATCTAATTGCTGATAATCTCACGTATGCGACTATCCTCGGAAGGATGACCAGAGAGTTTGGCCGATGGATTATTCCAAGTATCGCGAGCAGTCTCTTTAACGGCTATTTGCGGCCTTTGGTCTCGCCATTCCAGGCGGCGGGCTTCGGCATGGGAACATCTTCCCTGACTAAGATGGCAAGGGACGCCAGACAGGCGTCGGAACAACCTCGGGGCTACACAAGCGGCCGAAGCGGCGCTGTTCTTGCGGTGACTGCCCGACTTGGCGGGCGCCCTTTCTTCGCTGGCATTGGATTCCAGAACATTCAGGACCGAGACGCTGCCGCTGAACGGCTTGCTGCGTCACAAGTTCAGATTAGGGAAGAGCGTCTAATTATCTCTTCTATGCACCGGTTGCCCGTCCCTAGACTCCGCTCTCGACGTGTACGGGACATCTTCAACCTCCTGGGTCTACTTGATTCAGAGAGAGCAACCCCTCTCGTCGGGCCCCATTTTCACCTGGCGTCGGCACAGCATCGAGTGGACGCGCTGGAGGCCGTTAGGACTTTCCTCACGGACACAGAAGCTGCAGCGTGCGATCTATTAGAGCCGAGATCGATACTGGTTGACCAGAGACACGCCCCATCATCCATTATGGAAATTTACGTGTCTGGGATTGAAGCCCGCGCTGAATTGGTTGATATTTCTGAGGAGGAAGTCAGCCCTTGTGACGATCCCCTGTTCGGCTACAAGCTTTCTCGACAAGGGCAGCTATTGCAGGGGGAAAGGGTCCGCGGATGGTCACATAAGGGATACTTAGAAGATTCCATGCCGAAGCATGAGCCGTTCGCCGAGGTTGCTGAGGAAGTCACATCATCCATAATGGAATTTAATAAATTCCAAGAAGTTGAGCGAATACCATTGGATGCCCCCAGCTTGGAGTCTTCCATAAACCTTTACCGCCATCAGTGCATAGAAGTTGCCCAAACAGTCCTGACAACTGGGCTTGGCGATCCACAGGCCTTATCGGATGCAACAGGGATTTCCCTCTACGTGAGCATCTACCCATCCGATATAGATTTGATAGAGGGGTATGGTGCTACGTGTATCAGGTTTCCCAGCGCCGAGCCGTCCGTGACTGTAAATAGAACCGAGCACGCGCCCACCCGTGAAGAATCTCGCGACTGGCTGACCGGTGCGGCGAACGGTCTGAGCAGCGTAGTAGCAGTTACCTGGTCTCAACACCCATTTGCCGAAGATCTCATCGCCGAACTCTTGGGATACGACGTAAGCGATATTCGGCTTGTGGATCCGCATCCCTGA